In one window of Echeneis naucrates chromosome 17, fEcheNa1.1, whole genome shotgun sequence DNA:
- the LOC115057390 gene encoding uncharacterized protein LOC115057390 translates to MDDDVFMDGTLREVEEKMPDFQEEVSERSILKVSPGSVRQEVSQAITDKKGMLIILKEAEDKVDTEGSEMSFLDEKKELILPREAETEENDLLSASKEEETFKEDGAVVTEAQTTVVKTLSPKIEIKTDDMGQIKATDSPKKAMASWISEEVKPAASEVFGVSAKEFREMKMCGGLQQSDEIFTFEEVQSKQSKSSLTQITVSESSASTLAVVLYEN, encoded by the coding sequence ATGGACGATGACGTCTTTATGGACGGGACCCTCAGGGAGGTGGAAGAGAAGATGCCTGACTTCCAGGAAGAAGTGTCTGAAAGGTCGATTTTGAAAGTCAGCCCTGGATCtgtgagacaggaagtgtcccAGGCCATCACTGACAAGAAAGGGATGCTCATTATCTTGAAGGAGGCGGAGGATAAAGTGGACACTGAAGGCAGCGAGATGAGttttttggatgaaaaaaaggaGCTTATACTTCCAAGAGAGGCTGAAACTGAAGAGAATGATTTATTGTCTGCTTctaaagaggaagaaacctTCAAAGAAGACGGTGCTGTAGTCACAGAAGCCCAAACCACAGTAGTCAAGACACTGAGTCCGAAGATTGAGATAAAAACTGATGACATGGGTCAGATTAAAGCTACCGACTCGCCCAAAAAAGCCATGGCATCATGGATTTCTGAGGAGGTGAAGCCAGCAGCGTCGGAGGTCTTTGGTGTGTCTGCGAAGGAGTTCAGAGAGATGAAGATGTGCGGCGGTCTGCAGCAGAGCGATGAAATCTTCACCTTTGAAGAAGTCCAGAGCAAACAGTCCAAGTCCAGCCTGACTCAAATTACAGTTTCTGAATCTTCAGCCTCGACCTTAGCAGTGGTACTGtatgaaaactaa